From one Gemella morbillorum genomic stretch:
- a CDS encoding histidine phosphatase family protein, with protein sequence MKILLVRHGETDFNKNKLIQGHSDIVLNETGKEQAINAGQKITDFDIDAVFSSPLKRALETARLMLDNSNNSQNESLDLVTDSRLIEKYFGDFEGSTFDEYFKALDTGSNLETIEQEENVYKRAHSFFLDKYEDYNNKTILVVCHGALIRIFLRELGLYPETRELIKNTALNILRFDGSHFVLEKFNI encoded by the coding sequence ATGAAAATATTATTAGTAAGGCACGGTGAGACCGACTTTAATAAAAATAAACTTATTCAAGGTCATAGTGATATTGTTTTAAATGAAACGGGGAAAGAGCAGGCTATAAATGCTGGGCAAAAAATCACCGACTTTGATATTGATGCAGTCTTTAGTAGTCCGCTAAAAAGAGCGCTGGAAACAGCACGTCTTATGCTTGACAATTCTAACAATAGCCAAAATGAAAGTCTAGATTTAGTAACTGATTCAAGGTTAATTGAAAAGTATTTTGGAGATTTTGAAGGTTCAACATTCGATGAATATTTCAAAGCGCTAGATACAGGTTCAAACTTAGAAACAATTGAACAAGAAGAAAATGTCTATAAGAGAGCACATTCTTTCTTTTTAGATAAGTATGAAGATTACAATAATAAAACGATACTTGTAGTCTGTCATGGAGCTTTGATACGTATTTTTCTACGAGAATTAGGTTTATATCCTGAAACAAGAGAGCTTATAAAAAATACGGCATTGAATATTTTACGATTTGATGGAAGTCACTTTGTATTAGAAAAGTTTAATATCTAA
- a CDS encoding NEAT domain-containing protein produces MKKNNILLMIFAGVIITSMPQSISNHNIAFAQKTNLESSAAASSETLLDNNVEKVETGEVDVKNLKNGKYSVPVNLTNFYTGGPSMANAAVSESATLTVKDGKYTVSLNFKPITLNNLTGYLGNLKYYYGDKTGGKHQNPLDDIRDDEFKETTIKEYYSADKKDEFFETYKKKYPDRTAYPKTIEYQVDKGKIDNNKKLTTYGQVFVPVMEFLGSGTQNVTLTYDFNNLKTIQLDEKPSVPNTEKSKYVEIKVKDDTVTTPKVRKNVDTIGQLVTKDNEQYLLLKYYSKVGEGRNNDGLQNIKYAFSENASQGDRKTPETKVLETVVAKGENDTVYEISEAKIPVTGKKQVIIFGDFQYPARMVTQYGTITWSDKENIVQKDTTVDAPNLVAIKPVLRGVTIKKAGDKKQPLDFSKNGISYSPYNGINGDKFKLADNYFFNIDVAFERKNLINTQTRHIKYTLDGSEPTFSSKDATIRFANADPYKPEFYYSLTINPFSDESKVPAEGGELTLKVKSFNADGSISSETKTYKLPFDKMTLDNVNSKITISEKEYNATLSSNKKFLLDDNVSVKTSNIDEESLNKILESQIMDLGLSNAKTFKLNITKKDGSKFTPIDKEGWNISENPIFKLKLSNFSADKNTHTYIYENGRLRLIPSNTSNSDYEFNVNSDEAYFIIAQKNTETLTKEKIGELKNKVSEVKKVISETSDVSVAKSNLEAELVKIEKTLKRPKPNLNTIIMHLEVLDTNLKAIKSNKTANLKYLQDNAKSLIGIVNSDVLHSLLTSKKLAKLENLKNKVNSSYNDGEQLAKNIKELQNELNNLEYKYPTQDVEFSVKKFYNPEDTSMANNVFVNKAKLIYTPNKTYLDIDLKTMLFGKIHAHLLDLDVFKGEIDKEKLPYHVVNKYDDISSLTGEITNFKKKLLVELEKDVKNTYNIRVANDGMGTARPEAKLVISTKIERPEVPSDEEDARQREKLEKLNELKKIAKTEVANKQDISIEEKARLIDIIEKATSKDELSAKLDNKDITASLDNSVIKANEVVVKNSSVDIVDKVKKLVASKVSAQATIINTFDIHLVDKNNNGIAKNGDTRAVTLDVEKSDDEKVEVYYVNNNALEFIPSAYKDGKLTFFTNHFSTFTIVKSKINNNNNNNNNNNNNNNNNNKPNNGGNNNFDNNKNNNLNQNNNISKNNFGILPKTGLTSGALSLIVGVLVLLGTLLIARRRN; encoded by the coding sequence ATGAAAAAGAATAATATATTACTCATGATATTTGCTGGAGTTATTATTACATCGATGCCACAGTCTATTTCTAATCATAATATAGCATTTGCTCAAAAAACAAATCTAGAATCTTCAGCTGCAGCTAGCTCGGAAACATTATTGGATAATAATGTTGAAAAAGTAGAAACGGGCGAAGTAGACGTAAAAAATCTTAAAAACGGAAAATACTCTGTACCTGTGAATTTGACGAATTTTTACACAGGGGGACCTTCTATGGCTAATGCCGCAGTTTCAGAAAGTGCAACGTTAACTGTGAAAGATGGAAAGTATACAGTTAGTTTAAATTTTAAACCTATTACATTAAACAATCTTACTGGATATTTGGGTAATCTTAAGTATTATTATGGAGATAAAACAGGAGGAAAGCATCAAAATCCTTTAGATGATATTCGTGATGATGAATTTAAAGAGACGACAATAAAGGAATATTATTCTGCAGATAAAAAGGATGAATTTTTTGAAACATACAAGAAAAAATATCCAGATCGTACAGCTTATCCAAAAACTATTGAGTATCAAGTAGATAAAGGGAAAATTGATAACAATAAGAAATTGACTACATATGGACAAGTTTTTGTACCTGTTATGGAATTTCTTGGCTCAGGGACACAAAACGTTACTCTTACATACGATTTTAATAATCTTAAAACTATACAGTTAGATGAGAAACCTAGTGTACCAAATACTGAAAAAAGTAAATATGTAGAAATAAAGGTTAAGGATGATACAGTAACAACACCTAAAGTACGTAAAAATGTTGATACTATTGGACAATTAGTTACAAAAGATAATGAACAATACTTGTTGTTAAAATATTATAGTAAAGTTGGGGAAGGTCGAAATAATGATGGATTGCAGAATATAAAATATGCTTTCTCTGAAAATGCTAGCCAGGGTGACAGAAAAACGCCTGAAACAAAAGTCTTAGAAACAGTTGTTGCCAAAGGAGAAAATGATACTGTTTATGAAATTTCTGAGGCTAAAATACCTGTAACAGGGAAAAAACAAGTGATTATATTTGGGGATTTTCAGTATCCAGCAAGAATGGTGACACAATACGGGACAATTACTTGGAGTGATAAAGAAAATATTGTTCAAAAAGATACAACTGTTGACGCTCCAAACTTAGTAGCTATTAAACCAGTTTTACGAGGGGTTACCATTAAGAAAGCAGGAGATAAGAAACAACCGCTTGATTTTTCTAAAAATGGAATTTCTTATTCACCATATAATGGTATCAATGGTGATAAATTTAAGTTAGCTGATAATTATTTCTTTAATATAGATGTTGCTTTTGAGAGAAAAAATCTTATTAATACACAAACACGTCATATTAAATATACCCTTGATGGAAGTGAACCGACGTTTTCTTCTAAAGATGCTACAATAAGATTTGCTAATGCAGATCCGTATAAACCAGAATTTTATTATAGTTTAACGATAAATCCATTTTCTGACGAATCAAAAGTGCCCGCGGAAGGTGGGGAACTAACTCTTAAAGTGAAAAGTTTCAATGCGGATGGTAGTATTTCTAGCGAAACTAAAACATATAAGCTTCCTTTTGATAAGATGACTTTAGATAACGTTAATTCTAAGATTACAATATCAGAGAAAGAGTATAATGCAACACTTTCATCTAACAAAAAATTCTTATTAGATGATAATGTTAGTGTAAAAACTTCTAATATTGATGAAGAAAGCTTAAATAAAATATTAGAAAGTCAAATTATGGATTTGGGGCTTTCTAATGCCAAAACATTTAAACTAAATATTACTAAAAAAGATGGTTCTAAGTTTACTCCTATTGACAAAGAAGGATGGAATATTTCAGAAAATCCAATATTTAAGTTAAAATTATCTAATTTTTCAGCCGACAAAAATACACATACATACATTTACGAAAATGGTCGTTTGAGATTAATACCATCTAACACAAGTAATTCTGATTATGAATTTAATGTTAATAGTGATGAAGCGTACTTTATTATAGCGCAAAAAAATACCGAAACACTTACAAAAGAAAAAATAGGCGAACTAAAAAATAAAGTTAGTGAAGTGAAAAAAGTTATTTCAGAAACTTCAGATGTTTCTGTTGCGAAATCGAATTTAGAAGCAGAGTTAGTGAAGATTGAAAAAACACTTAAACGACCAAAACCAAACTTAAATACGATTATTATGCATCTGGAAGTTTTAGATACTAATCTTAAAGCTATAAAATCGAATAAGACAGCTAATCTAAAATATCTACAAGATAATGCCAAATCACTTATCGGTATCGTAAACTCTGATGTTTTACATTCTTTATTGACATCAAAAAAACTTGCGAAGCTTGAAAATTTAAAAAACAAAGTAAATTCTTCTTACAATGATGGTGAACAACTAGCTAAGAATATAAAAGAATTGCAAAATGAACTTAATAACCTTGAATACAAGTATCCTACACAAGATGTAGAATTTTCGGTGAAAAAATTCTATAATCCAGAAGATACATCTATGGCGAATAATGTATTTGTTAATAAAGCAAAACTTATTTATACACCAAATAAAACATACTTAGATATTGATTTAAAAACTATGCTTTTTGGGAAAATACATGCACACTTACTTGATTTAGATGTATTTAAAGGTGAAATTGATAAAGAAAAATTACCTTATCATGTGGTAAATAAATATGATGACATCAGTTCATTAACTGGAGAAATAACAAACTTTAAGAAAAAACTATTGGTGGAGTTGGAAAAAGATGTTAAAAATACTTATAATATCCGAGTTGCCAATGATGGTATGGGAACAGCTAGACCGGAAGCCAAATTAGTTATTTCAACAAAAATAGAACGTCCAGAAGTTCCTAGTGATGAAGAAGATGCGCGTCAACGAGAAAAATTAGAGAAGCTTAACGAGTTGAAAAAAATAGCAAAAACAGAGGTTGCTAATAAACAGGACATTTCTATAGAAGAGAAAGCAAGGTTGATAGATATAATAGAAAAAGCAACTTCTAAAGATGAACTTTCTGCAAAACTGGATAATAAGGATATTACAGCATCACTTGATAATTCAGTTATTAAAGCTAACGAAGTTGTAGTGAAAAATTCAAGTGTAGATATTGTTGATAAAGTAAAAAAACTTGTTGCAAGTAAGGTATCAGCGCAGGCAACAATCATTAATACTTTTGATATTCATCTTGTTGATAAAAATAATAATGGAATTGCAAAAAATGGGGATACACGAGCAGTTACTCTAGATGTTGAGAAAAGTGATGATGAAAAAGTAGAAGTTTACTATGTTAATAACAATGCTCTAGAATTTATACCGAGCGCTTATAAAGATGGGAAATTAACATTCTTTACAAATCACTTTAGTACATTTACTATTGTAAAATCTAAAATTAATAACAACAATAACAACAATAACAACAATAATAATAACAATAATAACAATAATAAACCTAACAACGGTGGAAATAATAATTTTGATAATAACAAAAACAATAATTTAAATCAAAATAATAATATTTCAAAAAATAATTTTGGTATATTGCCTAAAACAGGGCTTACATCAGGGGCTTTAAGTTTAATAGTTGGAGTATTAGTGTTGTTAGGAACACTGTTGATTGCTAGACGTAGAAACTAA
- a CDS encoding histidine phosphatase family protein, with translation MRIILARHGETDYNKNKKVQGHSDIPLNEEGIKQGKEAGKKITDYNIDVAYSSTLGRAFDTARYMLDNSNNKVNKALDVIKDKRLIEKSYGDYEGISFTEYAAGLENGETRGMELDADAADRVEEFFKEKYRENPDKTILAVCHGGLIRSFLTEKGIKKVGRGVIINTSVSVLEYDGDKFELIEFNK, from the coding sequence ATGCGTATAATTTTAGCACGACATGGAGAAACGGATTATAATAAAAACAAAAAGGTACAAGGTCATAGCGATATACCGTTAAATGAAGAAGGAATAAAACAGGGGAAAGAAGCGGGGAAGAAAATAACGGATTACAATATAGATGTAGCCTATAGCAGTACATTGGGGCGTGCTTTTGATACTGCTAGATATATGTTGGATAATTCTAATAACAAGGTAAATAAAGCATTAGACGTCATAAAAGATAAACGTTTAATAGAAAAATCATATGGAGACTATGAGGGAATATCATTTACTGAATATGCAGCAGGATTAGAAAATGGAGAAACACGTGGAATGGAGTTAGATGCTGATGCGGCGGATAGAGTAGAAGAATTTTTCAAAGAAAAATATAGAGAGAACCCTGATAAGACTATATTGGCTGTGTGTCATGGTGGACTAATTCGTTCATTTTTAACAGAAAAAGGAATTAAAAAAGTAGGACGTGGAGTGATTATAAATACTTCAGTTAGTGTTCTTGAATATGATGGGGATAAGTTTGAACTTATAGAATTTAATAAATAA
- a CDS encoding homoserine O-succinyltransferase has product MPICIQNELPVKNKLLEEGVVVIEENRAKNQDIRPLKILILNLMPKKEETERQLLRLLGNSPLQITVEFLHMTSHIAKNTTQSYLKKFYNTFDEVRDKYYDGLIITGAPIEHLEFEEVNYWAELNEVFEWSKMHVFSTINICWAAQASLYYHFGIKKEQVEDKVFGVFEHDVLIENHVLTRGFTDTFLAPHSRHTKIEEEKLPNISELDILAKSEDVGTFLLATKDLRKIFVTGHIEYDADTLHNEYIRDKSSNLPIGIPANYYPGNDDTKMPKNRWRGIAYLFYHNWLNQVYQQTPYNLRELGK; this is encoded by the coding sequence ATGCCAATATGTATACAAAATGAATTGCCAGTAAAAAATAAATTATTAGAAGAGGGAGTAGTAGTAATAGAGGAAAATAGGGCTAAAAATCAAGATATTAGGCCTTTAAAAATATTGATTTTAAATTTAATGCCTAAAAAAGAAGAAACTGAACGTCAATTACTAAGACTTTTAGGAAATTCTCCGCTTCAAATAACTGTAGAATTCTTACATATGACCAGCCATATTGCGAAAAATACAACTCAATCATACTTGAAAAAGTTTTACAATACTTTTGATGAAGTGAGAGATAAGTATTATGATGGACTTATTATTACAGGTGCACCTATAGAACATTTAGAGTTTGAAGAGGTGAATTATTGGGCTGAGTTGAATGAGGTTTTTGAATGGAGTAAAATGCATGTATTTTCAACAATAAATATTTGTTGGGCGGCACAAGCTAGTTTATATTATCACTTTGGGATAAAAAAAGAGCAGGTTGAAGATAAAGTGTTTGGAGTATTTGAACATGATGTTCTTATTGAAAATCATGTTTTAACACGAGGATTTACGGATACTTTTTTAGCGCCGCATTCTAGACATACAAAAATAGAAGAAGAGAAATTACCTAATATCTCTGAGTTAGATATATTAGCTAAGTCAGAAGATGTTGGAACGTTTCTTTTAGCAACTAAAGATTTAAGAAAAATATTTGTAACAGGCCATATCGAGTATGATGCGGATACACTTCATAATGAATATATACGAGATAAAAGTAGTAACTTGCCTATAGGAATCCCTGCAAATTATTATCCGGGAAATGATGATACAAAAATGCCTAAAAATAGATGGAGAGGGATAGCTTATTTATTTTATCATAACTGGTTAAATCAGGTATATCAACAGACTCCATATAATCTAAGAGAGTTAGGAAAGTAA
- a CDS encoding HAD family hydrolase, giving the protein MNDKKIAAFFDIDGTLYRDSLMTEHFKKLIKYEAVDERYWINGVKDTYINWDKRFEDYDNYLFDVSKAYVEAITGLDKKYIDFATEQVIKLKADRVYKYTRSVIEKHKKEGYLIIFISGSPDYLVEAMGKKHHAFLAIGSTYIMKNNKFTGEVIPMWDSDSKNKMINELVNKYNIDLDQSFAYGDTNGDYNMLRRVGNPVAMNPSHELLNKIKDNEELSKKVTILIERKDVIYKSKADIEILEV; this is encoded by the coding sequence ATGAATGATAAAAAAATAGCTGCTTTCTTCGATATAGATGGTACGTTGTATAGGGATTCGTTAATGACTGAACATTTTAAAAAATTAATCAAATATGAAGCAGTCGATGAACGTTACTGGATAAACGGAGTTAAAGATACTTATATTAACTGGGATAAGCGCTTTGAAGACTACGACAACTATCTGTTTGACGTGTCAAAAGCGTATGTAGAAGCCATAACCGGACTAGATAAAAAATATATCGACTTTGCCACTGAACAAGTGATAAAACTAAAAGCTGACCGCGTTTACAAATATACACGAAGTGTCATAGAAAAACATAAAAAAGAAGGATATCTGATTATCTTTATTTCAGGAAGTCCCGACTACCTTGTAGAAGCAATGGGGAAAAAACATCATGCTTTCTTAGCCATCGGTAGCACATATATAATGAAAAATAATAAATTTACTGGCGAAGTAATTCCAATGTGGGATTCAGACAGTAAAAATAAAATGATTAATGAACTAGTTAATAAATATAATATCGACCTTGACCAATCCTTTGCGTATGGAGACACAAACGGGGATTACAATATGCTTAGAAGAGTTGGAAATCCAGTCGCTATGAATCCTAGTCATGAACTTCTTAACAAAATAAAAGATAATGAAGAACTATCAAAAAAAGTTACTATTTTAATAGAAAGAAAAGATGTAATCTATAAATCAAAAGCTGATATAGAAATATTAGAAGTATAA
- a CDS encoding M3 family oligoendopeptidase translates to MTFENYQYTRPNVEDVKVQLSNLIARLISANSTKETLEIFYEYNKLREHLETMSTLVEIRATIDTTDKFYEGEREFWDEFSPELSSLQSKFNKEMYNSKFKDELKKEIGEHYFNLIETTLKVFSDEIIDDLKEENKLSSEYTKLTSSARIPFDNGEHNLSAMAKYTQDANREVRHAAAKAVAKFFKDNLEQYDSIYDRMIKVRTRIAKKLGFDNFVEVAYLRLRRTDYNAKDVANYRKQIFEEIVPLVEKIKKDQAKRLGLESLSFHDEGVNFKSGNPTPKGDRPYLVNAAKTMYKELSPETDEFFTFMTENNLLDLDTKPGKAGGGYCTFLADYKAPFIFANFNGTPHDAEVLTHEAGHAFQVYESRNYMPDYIWPTFEACEIHSMSMEYLTWPWMDLFFKEDTEKFKYYHLTGSLKFLPYGVTVDEFQHIIYENPELSPLERRKKWLEIEKKYLPSRYYEDIPELDEGLFFYRQGHLFGMPFYYIDYTLAQVCAFQFWKKANDNREKAWKEYLHLCRLGGTKPFTELVKEANLENPFESGTISNIVPELKKYIDSVDTSKF, encoded by the coding sequence ATGACTTTTGAAAATTACCAATATACTAGACCTAATGTAGAAGACGTAAAAGTTCAATTATCTAATCTTATAGCTCGTCTTATCTCAGCTAATAGTACAAAAGAAACTTTAGAAATTTTTTATGAATACAATAAACTTCGTGAACACCTAGAAACTATGTCGACATTAGTAGAAATTCGTGCTACTATTGATACAACTGATAAATTCTATGAGGGAGAAAGAGAATTTTGGGACGAATTCTCTCCTGAACTATCATCTCTACAGAGTAAATTCAATAAAGAAATGTATAATTCTAAATTTAAAGATGAATTAAAAAAAGAAATTGGTGAACATTACTTTAATCTTATTGAAACTACATTAAAAGTATTTAGTGATGAAATCATCGATGATTTAAAAGAAGAAAATAAACTTTCATCAGAATATACAAAACTTACATCAAGTGCAAGAATCCCGTTCGATAATGGTGAACATAATCTAAGCGCAATGGCTAAATATACACAAGATGCTAATCGTGAAGTTCGCCATGCAGCAGCAAAAGCAGTTGCTAAATTTTTCAAAGACAACTTAGAACAATACGATAGTATTTATGATCGCATGATTAAAGTTCGTACACGAATCGCTAAAAAACTTGGTTTTGATAACTTCGTTGAAGTAGCTTACCTACGCCTACGTCGCACTGACTATAACGCCAAAGATGTTGCTAATTATAGAAAGCAAATTTTTGAAGAAATAGTTCCGTTAGTAGAAAAAATCAAAAAAGACCAAGCTAAGCGTTTAGGTTTAGAAAGTTTATCATTTCATGATGAAGGTGTTAACTTCAAATCAGGCAATCCTACTCCAAAAGGAGACCGCCCTTACTTAGTTAATGCCGCAAAAACAATGTATAAAGAATTATCACCAGAAACTGATGAATTCTTTACATTTATGACCGAAAACAATTTATTAGACCTTGATACTAAACCTGGAAAAGCAGGTGGTGGTTACTGTACCTTCCTTGCAGATTATAAAGCACCATTTATTTTTGCAAACTTCAATGGTACTCCACATGATGCAGAAGTATTAACTCATGAAGCAGGACATGCATTCCAAGTTTATGAAAGTCGCAACTATATGCCAGATTACATTTGGCCAACATTCGAAGCATGTGAAATTCATTCTATGAGTATGGAATATTTAACTTGGCCTTGGATGGACTTATTCTTCAAAGAAGACACAGAAAAATTCAAGTACTATCACCTTACAGGTTCTCTTAAATTCCTACCTTACGGTGTAACAGTAGACGAATTCCAACATATAATTTATGAAAATCCAGAGCTTTCTCCATTAGAACGTCGTAAGAAATGGTTAGAAATAGAGAAAAAATATCTTCCTTCTCGTTACTATGAAGATATTCCAGAACTTGATGAAGGATTATTCTTCTATCGCCAAGGACATTTATTTGGTATGCCATTTTACTACATTGATTATACACTTGCACAAGTTTGCGCCTTCCAATTTTGGAAAAAAGCAAACGACAATCGTGAGAAAGCATGGAAAGAATACTTACACCTATGTAGACTTGGTGGTACAAAACCATTTACAGAACTTGTAAAAGAAGCAAACTTAGAAAATCCATTCGAAAGTGGCACAATCTCAAATATCGTTCCAGAGCTTAAAAAATATATTGACTCTGTCGATACATCAAAATTCTAA
- the def gene encoding peptide deformylase, protein MITTKDIIIDPHDTLRARAEEVKAPISDEDKATLRGLLEYVIASQDDEKAEKLGLKPGIGLAAPQINVSKRMIAVHIPDDENPENTVSYALYNPKIISNSVAKCYLAGGEGCLSVDKEIQGYVPRYSKIKVVGYNENDEKITLTLTDLPSICFQHEIDHLNGIMFYDHINKENPFDVPAEYEKL, encoded by the coding sequence TTGATTACAACAAAAGATATAATTATAGATCCACATGATACTTTGCGTGCAAGAGCTGAAGAAGTAAAAGCGCCTATTTCAGACGAAGATAAAGCGACTCTGAGAGGTTTATTGGAGTATGTTATTGCTTCTCAAGATGATGAAAAAGCGGAAAAATTAGGGTTGAAACCAGGAATAGGGTTAGCTGCACCTCAAATTAATGTTTCTAAGCGTATGATTGCTGTTCATATTCCAGATGATGAAAATCCAGAAAATACAGTATCTTATGCTTTGTATAACCCGAAAATTATCTCAAATTCTGTAGCTAAATGTTATTTAGCAGGAGGGGAAGGATGTCTATCGGTAGATAAGGAAATACAAGGATATGTACCAAGATATTCTAAAATTAAGGTTGTTGGTTATAATGAAAATGATGAAAAAATAACTTTAACATTAACTGATTTACCATCAATTTGTTTCCAACATGAAATAGACCATTTAAATGGTATAATGTTTTATGATCATATTAACAAAGAAAATCCATTTGACGTACCAGCAGAATACGAAAAACTATAA